The genomic stretch TGTGTCCTTTTTATCCTTGCGGAATACGAGGATTGCGGCAGGAATACCTGTCCCATAAAAAAGCTTTGCTGGCAGCCCGATCACCATATCCAGGAGGTTCTCTTCGATCAGTTGTTTGCGGATTTTTCCCTCAGCAGCAGCGCGGAAGAGTACGCCGTGAGGAACAACCACACCCATGCGCCCACTGCCCGGTTTCAACGTCTCAATCATGTGGAGGATGAACGCATAATCGCCCTTGGTCTTGGGCGGTATGCCACGCCGGAATCGACCGAATCGATCACTGTCAGCAGACTCATGACCCCACTTCGCCAGCGAGAAAGGCGGGTTCGCCACAACGATGTCGAAATGCTTGAGCTGATCGTCCCCATCCAGCAGAAGCGGATTGCGGAGGGTGTCACCCCATTCGATCTTGTGGTTGTCCTCGCCGTGCAGGAACATATTCATCTTTGCCAACGCCCAAGTAGAACCGATGGCTTCCTGCCCGAACAGCGCGTACTTCTTGGAGTCGAAATGCTCTTTGACTTGCCGTCCGCATTTCATGAGCAAAGACCCGGAACCACAAGCCGGATCGCATATTTCATCACCCTCCTGGGGCGTGACCAACTGAGCGATAAGCTGCGACACTTCCGGCGGCGTATAGAACTCGCCAGCCTTTTTCCCAGACGTTGCAGCAAAATGCTTAATAAGGAATTCGTATGCGTTGCCGATGATGTCCAGATTGCCGATGCGTGAGGGGCGGAGGTTCAGTTCAGGCTTGTTGAAGTCCTCCAGCATGTGCCGCAGGATGTCGTTCTTCTGCTTGTCGTCGCCGAGCTTGGTGGAGTTAAAGCTGATGTCCTGGAACACATCGTTTAGCTTGCCCATATTCGCTTCTTCAATCCCATGCAGAGCCTTATCGATACGCTCGCCATTGCCCGGCTCGAAACGCCTATCAAAGAGGTAGTAGAAGCTGGATTCCTTGGGCAGCAGGAACCGCTCGTTCTTCATCATTTCCTCGATGAGTTCTGGGCTGTCGCCGAAATCCGCTTTGTATTTGTCATAATGATCCCGCCAGACATCACTGATGTACTTGAGGAACAGCATGGTCAGGACGTAATCCTTGTACGCGCTTGCATCGACCACACCTCGGAAGGTGTCACAAGCATCCCATACAGCGTCATTGACTTCTTTTTGGCTGACTTTGTTTGTCATTATTTTTCTCCAGAAAATATGTTGTTAGATACAGCTGTCATCATTTGGGTTCGATTGGATATGAGCTTGTTGTAGGTTTCAAGCTCTTTTTCATAGCACTCTACAAGGCGAACGACCTGGGCCTGCTTTTCCATTGAAGGTATGGTGATTACTAGCCCTTCCAAGGCTTTTTTGGTGACGTTGCGCTGGACTGTACCACCACAATGCTCAGCGATATATCGCTTTGTTTGTTCCTGATTTAGTTGCCACATTAAGAATTTGGGGATGAGCTTGGTCTTGTCTCGTATCTTAAGCTGGAAAAAAACTGGTGAGCACACAACATCCTCAGCGATTCCTTCCATGGATATGGCAACGTTTTTATTGCCACGTGCTAAAAAAAGGATGTCATCACTCTCAATAAGGTTTGGTGCTTTTTTCCCCGTCAACATTGACCGGCTAATGTCCGTCCAATTGACCTGGTTGCGCTCGTTGATGTCCTTTATCTGCACCACCTGAACTTCGCCGTCAGGCTGCTCCTTGATCTTCCCACGATATGGGTAGCCAGGATTGATTTGGACACAATCAATTAAAGTCTTTTCCATCATTATCCTCATTCAAAGAAGGGGGAGAGAACCTCCCCCATTTCTACTATGTGACTACTGTTAGCCCCAGACACTAGCTGAACTGGAACTGTAGTAATGAACCTTCAGGGAACCATAGGCCCGGTTGCTTGAAAGCCGATTTGCCCGAGCGATGATTCTTTGGTTGTGGTCCGCGTTGGGATCACCATGGATGCCGACGAAAACCTGCTGCACCTTGCCTCGCTCAATGCGTTGCAAGATATGCTCGTCATTAGGAGCCAGCGACAAGCCGTGGATAAACAAAGAACCGCCGATAGACGAAAAGCTCCGCAGGGCTTTATGCAAATAACCGCTATGAGAAATTTTGGTCATTTTCTTTTCGGTTGAGCCTTCAGAGACGAACAGCGGGAATGCACCATCGCTGATAGCTTTTCGGGATTGCTCCACAAGGGGGATGTCGGTCCTGTTCCAAGTGTACTTACGCAGCTGGTGTCCGGCATCAAAGAGGTGGAGTGCGCCGTGCAAGTAATGAACGTTTTGCCCGTGGGCATTACCGTTATCCCATACAACGTATTCAGCGTCTTCGTCTGCCGGGTCGCTTCTGAATCCATCATCGAAGTTGATCAGATTTTGATCCTTGGCATTCATCAAGGTCCAATACAACAGAATGTCATAGTTGAGAGTGTAAATACTCCCACTGTCCAGGAAGGGCTTCAGAAATCGCGTGCATGAAGCGTACTGATCTTCAGTGATGGAATAAGGTCGAGGCGGGTGGTTGCCCGCAATTGTCTCAACAAGAATTTCCTTCAAACGAAGGGCGTCCGCCTTCATTTGCTCTTTGGTTTGCTCCTGGCTCGGGAGATAGCACGTAAGAATCTGGGCAGCCTGTTCCAGCGTATATACGACTTGCTCAAAGTCCGTGGTGTCCAGCCGCTCAAAAACCTTTTGCACTTCAGGGTGTGCCGAGAAGTTTGCTTTAGAAAAAAGCGAGTTATACGTGAAAATGTCAGGCTTCAGAGCGATACTAAAACCGTTACCCAACAAGAGGTGGGTTTTGCCCTTAGTTCCTTTTGCGATAGCAAGTGCTGCTTCAAAATCAATCAAATCCATAAATTCTCCTAAAAATAAGTACCTATGGACCATCTTGAACAATGTGGACTTTTTAGGTAAAGATTACCTCAGAGATCAAGACCACTATGAGCTTGCGATGGACCATGTTCTGGCAAGCTGGTCTATGAAGGGCTGAATGTTGGCGCACTCGGCCTTTTTTTGCGACCTTCAACTGTCATCGTTCTACCCCTAGCCCTTAGGCGGGTAAGGGTCGTTTCCATGGCTGTCAGACTGCCTGATTCGACCGTTTTTCCCGTGAATCTGGAATTCGGTTCCCTGGTTTCGGCTGATTTCGCGTCCGACAGAAATCGCTTCAGCCTGGGTTTCAGTTCGACGAGATGCCTTACTGTCGCCGTCCCTCTTCACCTGCCATCCCCCGTCGGGGTGCCGCATTGCGCGGTGTGTGTCTCGGGTCATAAAGACCTTCCTCTGCTTCGCTGTTTTTTGGTATTGTTGACTAGCGCGCGAAGCCTTTGCGCTGTCAATAGAAATGAGTAATAATGCATTATGCATCTTGGGTCAAGATGCGTAATGGCAAATTGTGCAAAAAAATGATTGCAAGCTTCGCGACATGTCTTAATGCCGTTGCTGAATGGGGCGGACCAATATTGCGACGGGTATTAAGTGGGGTGGGCGGATTGGCGTTCGTGTCATGGGCTATTTGCCCACAGGCATGGCGGTGTGCTTATGGCTCCACTGAGGGTGAAGCCAGAAGAAGGCTGGTAACTATCCGAATATAGTGCGCTACGCGTAGGTTGACAAAAGTCGCTCCAGGACTTCTGCCTGGATACCTGTTTCGACGTTGCCAGCGTAGCTGCTTGCGCCAGCATACGCCATCTGCTCCAAGCTAAGCTTCTTCCTGGCATCTAGGGCGACGTCCTTGGCTATCTTGTCTGCTTTACCGTTGATCGGGTGAAACTTGTAAAAGCTCCCCTCGTGGAGGTAGTGCAGAGCGTGGCAAATGGCGAACGCTTCGTGGTCCTCGAAGTCGTGACAGGCTGCTGCGATTGCCGTCCTGCCGATCGCCAGTTGCTCGTACATGTCGGGATCGGAGCAGGCGTCCCTGAACACTCCCAGAGCGGCGTCTCGCGCTAAATCTCTCGCTTCTTCGAACGATCCGGCAGGCATGACCGCGTCGATCACGAGCCGTGCGCCCTTGTGCAGCACTTCATGCGCTATCTCATCGCTCGCTGAAGCCAGGGCTTCCAGGAGGAAGCTCCTCATCTCCTTTTCCGTGATCTCGACGTTCTCGTACCCGACGAACCCAAGCAATTCGTCAGCGATGGTGTGGGCGACGTGCCAGACTTCGGCCTCGACTGCTGCCAGGACGTGCTTTGACGTGACGGCGAACGTTGCGCCGAACGATATCGGGCCTCCGTGCTTCCAGGCGTAGCGCAGGGCGTGTTCCTGGTCGGTTTTGTAGCTGTACGCGCAGCCCCTTGCGATGTCTCCGTGGTGGCTCTGCACGGCCTCTATGGCTCTGTTCAGGGCCGGGATGAGGCTGTGTGATGCGGAGAGCAGGGCGCAGTCCCGTGCGTCCTGAGCAGCGGTTAAGCTGGAATGAGATTTGTCCTCGCGCATGATCGGCTGGGCGACCTCCCACATGCGTTCCTGGTACTCCTCGTGCTCAACTTCACCGTGCGCGTAAAGGTGTGCCAGTCGCAGGAGGTCCTTGAGGCCGTCCTGGCTGACTTCAGCGTTCTCCCAGAGGGGCATGACGCGGTATGCGGCGTCTATGGCGAGCAGACGGAGTGTCTTCTCTATGAAACCTTCGTGCTGGTAAGGCACAGCGTCCATTGCATCCAGGCAGGCGTGAAGGCCGAGGCTTTCGAGTATGAACGGGAACGTGGGCAGGGCGTCCTCGGAGTCCGTCAGAAGGTCGAGCTTGGCCTTGGCGGTCGGCTGCATTCCGTCGTTGACGAGCTTGCCTTCCGCGATGGAAAGAAATTTTTTCATGGTCATGTCCTGGATTGGAAGGATGGAGCTTGGGGCAACAAAACAGCACCCAAGCTGTTGGTTGGCTTAAATGTCAGACAGCTTTTCGATGGCTTCTTTCTCGCCGTCGCCGATCAGGTGGTAGTACACCTTGAACAGCATCGCCGGGCCGGAGTGGCCCATGAGGGAGGCGACAGCCTTGATGTCGGCCTTGTTGGCGATAAGGCTGGAGGCGAAGAAGTGACGGAGCTGGTAAGGGACAACCTTCTTGCCGATGCCGGAGTTCTTCACGGCGGTCCTGAACGCCTTGATGTAGCTCTGGACGGGCTTGCCCTTGTACTCGACGATGTGGTCGCACTCTGCCGTGGCCTGCCAGCCCTTGATCTCCTCAAGGAACTCGTCGCGCAGGGGGACGTATCTGTCGCTCCTGGCCGTCTTGGAGCCGCGAATCCTGACGCGCTTGTTGTGGAAGTCCACGTCGCTGTACTTGATCTTGAGCAGTTCTGTCTTGCCGGGACGGCAGCCAGTGTTCAGGATCAGCTTGATCGCTTTGTAGACATGCAGCGGCGAGTGGTCGAGGATGGCCTTGATGTCTTCCGCGTCGACGTTCAGCTCTCGGTGATTCTCGCGCTTCAGCACGCGCTTTCGCCATGCAGCCATCGGATTTTTCTCGATGTACTCGAACTCGACGCCGAAGTTGAATATGACGTTGAGGTAGGTGATGTAGCGGTTGAACGAGTTGGGCGAAAGATCCGCGTACTCAAGTGCCAGCACGTTGAAGTCATCGGCCTTGAGCTTGTGGATCGGCGCGTGGTTCAGGGCAGGCAGATATGAGCTGTTCAGCCTGTTCGCCACTTCCTTGAGGAACTTCCGTTCGCGGCCACGGGCCTTCTCGTGGTCGAGATAGACCTGGCCGAGCTCGTCCAGATAGATGTGGTCCGCTCTGATTTCCTCGCCGCGTTTCTTCATCAGGTTGACTTCGGCGTTACGTTCGTGGGCAGCCTTCTTGGCCTCGGTCCCTTTGCCGAAGTACTCTTTCTTTGGGCTCTTGCGGTGGGCGACACGGTACTGAGCGTACCAGCGTCCGTCTTTGGTGACTCCGACTGACATGCTACACCTCCACTGGGACGAACCCAGACTTGCGAACGCGCAGGGGGTTGTAGAAGTCGCAGGGACAGGCCATGAAGCTGTCCAGGTCCACTTTGCGGTACCGATCCTGGTTGGGGCCGCACTTCGGGATGTCGTAATCCTTTGCGAACTGCCTGAACTTGGAGGTGCTGTAGCCGCAGTACTCGGCTGCCTCGCGTTGGTTGAAGAAGTGCCTTTCGACGGTGATGGGCCTGCTCATTGCTGGTATCCTCCTATTGGAAGTAGTTGATTCGTATGAGGGAACAACTCTTTCAAGTTCAAAATTTTTAAAATTTCCGGGACTGACCCCCTCGACTTCATTAATTTCTCAAACTCCAGGGGCCGAAGTAAACTCGACGAATCAAATCAAATGGAATTTTTCAGGATGCTAACTACTTCCGTGTCGCTGATTCCGAGATAACGCATGGTGACGGCTGGCGAGGCGTGATTGAAGCGCTTGCACAGCACCTCGAATCCGACACCAAAGTGGACGCGCTGCACGTAGCCGAACGTCTTGCGCAGGGTGTGGGCTCCGTAGTTGCCGTCGAGGTCAGCTTCACGACACCAAGTCTTCACCATGCGGTTGACGGACTGGATCGTGAGCGGCTTGTTGTCTCCTTTCTGGGATCGGAACAAGTATGCGTCGTCGCAGAACGAGCCTGACGCGAGGAACCGCGTCAGTGCAGAGTAGACTGAATCGTTGACGGCGAGCACGTTGGTCTTGCCCGTCTTGGACTCCTTTACGGCGATGGTGTCGTCGACGTTC from Pseudodesulfovibrio profundus encodes the following:
- a CDS encoding DUF4917 family protein; this translates as MDLIDFEAALAIAKGTKGKTHLLLGNGFSIALKPDIFTYNSLFSKANFSAHPEVQKVFERLDTTDFEQVVYTLEQAAQILTCYLPSQEQTKEQMKADALRLKEILVETIAGNHPPRPYSITEDQYASCTRFLKPFLDSGSIYTLNYDILLYWTLMNAKDQNLINFDDGFRSDPADEDAEYVVWDNGNAHGQNVHYLHGALHLFDAGHQLRKYTWNRTDIPLVEQSRKAISDGAFPLFVSEGSTEKKMTKISHSGYLHKALRSFSSIGGSLFIHGLSLAPNDEHILQRIERGKVQQVFVGIHGDPNADHNQRIIARANRLSSNRAYGSLKVHYYSSSSASVWG
- a CDS encoding tyrosine-type recombinase/integrase translates to MSPRNDNHPPKGSSITVEPIRSLEAISAIKDMLHGKPRDLLLFVIATNNGIRCGDLLRLKVGDLRGKNVDDTIAVKESKTGKTNVLAVNDSVYSALTRFLASGSFCDDAYLFRSQKGDNKPLTIQSVNRMVKTWCREADLDGNYGAHTLRKTFGYVQRVHFGVGFEVLCKRFNHASPAVTMRYLGISDTEVVSILKNSI
- a CDS encoding tyrosine-type recombinase/integrase codes for the protein MSVGVTKDGRWYAQYRVAHRKSPKKEYFGKGTEAKKAAHERNAEVNLMKKRGEEIRADHIYLDELGQVYLDHEKARGRERKFLKEVANRLNSSYLPALNHAPIHKLKADDFNVLALEYADLSPNSFNRYITYLNVIFNFGVEFEYIEKNPMAAWRKRVLKRENHRELNVDAEDIKAILDHSPLHVYKAIKLILNTGCRPGKTELLKIKYSDVDFHNKRVRIRGSKTARSDRYVPLRDEFLEEIKGWQATAECDHIVEYKGKPVQSYIKAFRTAVKNSGIGKKVVPYQLRHFFASSLIANKADIKAVASLMGHSGPAMLFKVYYHLIGDGEKEAIEKLSDI
- a CDS encoding type I restriction-modification system subunit M, with translation MTNKVSQKEVNDAVWDACDTFRGVVDASAYKDYVLTMLFLKYISDVWRDHYDKYKADFGDSPELIEEMMKNERFLLPKESSFYYLFDRRFEPGNGERIDKALHGIEEANMGKLNDVFQDISFNSTKLGDDKQKNDILRHMLEDFNKPELNLRPSRIGNLDIIGNAYEFLIKHFAATSGKKAGEFYTPPEVSQLIAQLVTPQEGDEICDPACGSGSLLMKCGRQVKEHFDSKKYALFGQEAIGSTWALAKMNMFLHGEDNHKIEWGDTLRNPLLLDGDDQLKHFDIVVANPPFSLAKWGHESADSDRFGRFRRGIPPKTKGDYAFILHMIETLKPGSGRMGVVVPHGVLFRAAAEGKIRKQLIEENLLDMVIGLPAKLFYGTGIPAAILVFRKDKKDTNILFIDASQEYQEGTNQNILRSEDIEKILATGKTRESLDKYSYLASYDEIVENDFNLNLPRYVDTFEEEEEIDLNAVLAERNVLKADLEKLEAQMAGHLKELGYDA
- a CDS encoding DUF2188 domain-containing protein, with protein sequence MTRDTHRAMRHPDGGWQVKRDGDSKASRRTETQAEAISVGREISRNQGTEFQIHGKNGRIRQSDSHGNDPYPPKG
- a CDS encoding restriction endonuclease subunit S is translated as MMEKTLIDCVQINPGYPYRGKIKEQPDGEVQVVQIKDINERNQVNWTDISRSMLTGKKAPNLIESDDILFLARGNKNVAISMEGIAEDVVCSPVFFQLKIRDKTKLIPKFLMWQLNQEQTKRYIAEHCGGTVQRNVTKKALEGLVITIPSMEKQAQVVRLVECYEKELETYNKLISNRTQMMTAVSNNIFSGEK
- a CDS encoding MerR family transcriptional regulator; this encodes MSRPITVERHFFNQREAAEYCGYSTSKFRQFAKDYDIPKCGPNQDRYRKVDLDSFMACPCDFYNPLRVRKSGFVPVEV